The Haloplasma contractile SSD-17B genome has a segment encoding these proteins:
- a CDS encoding DUF368 domain-containing protein has product MIIINFIRGFFMAVADSVPGVSGGTIAFIMGFYDDFINSLDRIVSKTVKLKEKKSAFIFLGKLGFGWIFGMGISVLILSALFEKEIYRISSLFLGLILFSIPLIIHEEKKSLRGKYSNLIFTLSGIVLVSLITYFNPVRSSDAVSLNLTYGIFIFVAGMIAISAMVLPGISGSTILVIFGLYATIITAIKDFMSLELQSLPTLILFGLGVLTGVITIIPLLKYLLANHRSKMIYLILGLMLGSLYAIVMGPRTVHVPGTETYYQVMEFKSFSGLFFFIGGMIIFGLDEMKKQIDKRQTKEIPLR; this is encoded by the coding sequence ATGATCATTATTAATTTTATTCGTGGCTTCTTTATGGCTGTGGCAGATAGTGTGCCTGGGGTATCAGGGGGAACAATTGCCTTTATCATGGGGTTTTATGATGATTTCATTAATTCATTAGATCGGATTGTTTCTAAAACTGTAAAACTAAAAGAAAAGAAGAGCGCTTTTATATTTTTAGGTAAACTCGGATTTGGTTGGATATTTGGAATGGGAATCAGTGTTCTTATTCTATCCGCTTTATTTGAAAAAGAAATATATCGAATTAGTTCATTATTTTTAGGGCTTATATTATTTTCTATTCCACTGATCATCCATGAAGAAAAAAAATCTCTAAGAGGAAAATATAGCAACTTAATATTTACACTAAGTGGAATTGTATTAGTATCACTGATTACCTACTTTAATCCTGTGAGAAGTTCAGATGCCGTATCTCTTAATTTAACCTACGGAATCTTTATTTTTGTGGCTGGTATGATTGCAATATCTGCAATGGTCCTACCGGGAATTTCTGGTTCTACCATTTTAGTGATTTTTGGTTTATATGCAACTATTATCACTGCAATTAAAGATTTTATGTCACTAGAATTACAATCATTACCGACCTTAATTTTATTTGGTTTAGGTGTGTTAACCGGAGTTATAACTATTATTCCATTATTAAAATATTTACTAGCAAATCATCGTTCAAAAATGATTTATCTAATTTTAGGGTTAATGCTTGGCTCATTATACGCTATTGTCATGGGACCTCGAACCGTACATGTGCCGGGTACAGAAACCTATTATCAAGTAATGGAATTTAAATCATTTAGTGGGCTGTTCTTCTTTATTGGTGGCATGATCATCTTTGGATTAGATGAAATGAAAAAACAGATTGATAAAAGACAAACAAAAGAAATACCACTCCGTTAA
- a CDS encoding leucine-rich repeat domain-containing protein: MLIVITGGWVLNELREPTTTEEKFFTVNSKGNTIIDYDPNGGVKVDIPQYINGKLITTIGEGAFASEFAANQLTEVTIPDSVTTIGKSAFEFNSLTKLTLPDSVTTIGERAFYRNDLKNITIPDNVTTIGEAAFALNELTEVTIPEGITKIETKSFAFNDLTTITIPDGVTTIGERAFAFNYELTKATIPESVKTIGKSAFEYSSLTDLTLREGVTTIEESAFYSNALTEVTLPNTVTTIGKDAFSGNNLTSVTIPDSVTTIGPQAFDFKKLTNLTISNENPNFKVDHNFLISKENQTLISLIGNHYSIVIPNGITTIGERVFEGNKITSVTIPDSVRVIEDHAFSNNKLTSVTIPDSVTTIKKEAFFNNELTSIKIPENVTTIGKSAFGSNELVEAIIPNSVTTIGEYAFAYNQLAEVTIPSGVRVIESGTFCGNELTKVTIPEGVTAIGRSSFKGNKITNLIIPDGVTIIEEYAFSNNELTNVMFPNSITTIEQFAFSYNKLTEVTIPDSVITIGWYAFKPNDLEDVTIEGDSTRFDRSWMSYGFPAELNS; this comes from the coding sequence ATGTTAATTGTTATTACTGGAGGATGGGTATTAAATGAGTTAAGAGAACCCACTACAACTGAAGAAAAATTCTTTACTGTAAATTCAAAGGGAAATACGATTATTGATTATGATCCTAATGGAGGAGTAAAAGTAGATATACCACAATATATAAATGGTAAATTGATTACAACAATAGGAGAAGGTGCATTTGCTTCTGAATTTGCCGCGAATCAATTAACGGAAGTAACAATCCCGGACAGTGTCACAACAATAGGAAAGTCTGCGTTTGAATTTAATTCTCTAACAAAGTTAACACTTCCAGACAGTGTAACCACAATAGGAGAGCGAGCATTTTATAGGAATGATTTAAAAAATATAACGATACCAGATAACGTAACAACAATTGGTGAAGCGGCATTTGCTTTAAATGAATTAACAGAAGTAACAATCCCTGAAGGTATAACAAAAATAGAGACAAAGTCTTTTGCATTTAATGACCTAACAACGATAACAATTCCTGATGGCGTTACAACAATAGGAGAACGTGCATTTGCATTTAATTATGAACTAACAAAAGCAACAATCCCAGAGAGTGTTAAAACAATAGGAAAGTCTGCATTTGAATATAGTTCTCTAACAGATTTAACACTCAGAGAAGGTGTCACAACAATAGAGGAAAGTGCTTTTTATTCTAATGCCTTAACTGAGGTCACGTTACCAAATACTGTAACAACAATAGGAAAAGATGCTTTCTCAGGTAATAACTTAACCAGTGTCACAATCCCAGACAGTGTCACAACAATTGGACCTCAAGCATTTGATTTTAAAAAATTAACTAATTTAACGATAAGTAATGAAAATCCAAACTTTAAAGTAGACCATAACTTCTTAATATCAAAAGAAAATCAAACTCTGATTTCATTAATCGGTAACCACTATAGTATAGTAATACCAAATGGTATAACAACAATAGGAGAGCGTGTATTTGAAGGGAATAAAATAACAAGTGTCACAATTCCAGACAGTGTAAGGGTTATTGAAGATCATGCGTTCTCTAATAATAAATTAACGAGTGTCACAATTCCAGACAGCGTAACAACAATAAAGAAGGAGGCATTCTTTAATAATGAGCTAACAAGTATAAAAATTCCAGAGAATGTAACAACAATAGGAAAGTCTGCATTTGGTTCGAATGAATTAGTCGAAGCAATAATTCCAAACAGTGTAACAACAATAGGAGAATATGCATTTGCTTATAATCAACTAGCAGAAGTAACAATTCCTTCAGGAGTAAGAGTAATAGAAAGTGGTACATTTTGTGGAAATGAGTTAACAAAAGTAACAATCCCGGAGGGAGTTACAGCAATAGGAAGAAGTTCATTTAAAGGGAATAAAATAACAAATCTTATAATTCCAGACGGAGTAACGATTATTGAAGAGTATGCATTCTCTAATAATGAGTTGACAAATGTAATGTTCCCAAACAGTATAACGACTATTGAACAATTTGCATTCTCTTATAATAAATTAACAGAAGTAACAATCCCAGACAGTGTAATAACAATAGGTTGGTACGCATTCAAACCTAATGATTTAGAAGATGTAACCATTGAAGGGGATAGCACTCGGTTTGATAGATCCTGGATGAGTTATGGATTTCCAGCGGAATTAAATTCATAG
- a CDS encoding GNAT family N-acetyltransferase codes for MNKIEFKRIHTDYVNQALELVLSAFVKEKQSVPFLPKQQEFYSFIEEAISNLFAIGNGLMAIENDELVGFIVGFEIKEFFGKTKGIYVPLFGHGLKNSYDQLYTELYKRVAELWVKDDFMMHAINIFAHDKKTINEWFWMGFGMRCVDSIKEISLSDKNDYLTDIIIKKVTEKDLPILGELHKSHNEYYRSSPIFMPTVDEDPIMDLTEWCQKKDHHLWAAFHEGKPLGYMRIQPDGESVISRSKTMMNITGGFVTATERSKGIGQLLLKEIENWLYHNNYPLLGVDFESINITGSQFWNKHFTKYTYSLVRRIDERIKY; via the coding sequence ATGAATAAAATAGAGTTTAAGCGCATTCATACTGATTATGTTAATCAGGCATTAGAATTAGTGTTATCAGCTTTTGTAAAAGAAAAACAAAGCGTGCCGTTTCTTCCGAAACAACAAGAATTTTACTCATTTATTGAGGAAGCTATTAGTAATTTATTTGCTATTGGTAATGGTTTAATGGCAATAGAAAATGATGAATTAGTTGGTTTTATAGTAGGATTTGAAATTAAAGAGTTCTTTGGTAAAACTAAAGGTATTTACGTACCACTTTTTGGTCATGGACTAAAAAATTCATATGATCAATTATACACTGAGTTATATAAACGAGTTGCAGAGTTATGGGTTAAAGATGACTTTATGATGCATGCTATCAATATATTTGCCCATGATAAAAAAACTATTAATGAGTGGTTTTGGATGGGATTTGGTATGCGTTGTGTAGATTCAATTAAAGAGATATCCTTAAGCGATAAAAATGATTATTTAACAGATATAATAATTAAAAAAGTAACAGAAAAAGATCTACCAATACTAGGAGAATTACATAAAAGTCATAATGAATACTATCGTTCTTCTCCGATATTTATGCCTACAGTAGATGAGGATCCAATTATGGACTTAACAGAATGGTGTCAAAAAAAGGATCATCATTTATGGGCTGCTTTTCACGAGGGTAAACCTTTAGGATATATGCGTATACAACCCGATGGTGAGTCTGTAATATCAAGAAGCAAAACGATGATGAATATTACTGGAGGATTTGTAACGGCTACGGAACGAAGTAAAGGAATTGGTCAATTGTTATTAAAAGAAATAGAGAATTGGTTATATCATAACAACTATCCTCTATTGGGTGTTGATTTTGAATCAATTAATATAACTGGAAGTCAATTCTGGAATAAACATTTTACTAAATATACATATAGTTTAGTTAGAAGAATTGATGAAAGAATAAAATACTAA
- a CDS encoding bacteriophage abortive infection AbiH family protein, producing the protein MKRLFIIGNGFDLAHKLPTSYEDFHAYLYEQYQATGGSVYTAPGGSVSNHGETIYDDGEVADFLVDVINRTEGEEWKDFENTLGYLDFSDYLYDLVEVYDDEDDIDYRKTMNNIEDTANDIFEAVNKIHEYFEEWINSIVITEEIQKNILFENLLKDSDNSFMTFNYTKTLEKLYDINNVFHVHGVQGTKIIVGHGSESDYEEYITLDGIGFDIPLEDLHNTLRKDTKKIIYENIIYFRNLLRDINEIYSFGFSFSNVDLIYIKEICECVDTSRIKWYLNDFDDISMRTNFKNKIRGCGFKGKFDTYSTAIKK; encoded by the coding sequence ATGAAGAGATTATTTATAATAGGAAATGGATTTGATTTAGCTCATAAATTACCGACAAGTTACGAGGATTTTCACGCATATCTTTATGAGCAATATCAAGCTACAGGTGGTAGTGTATATACTGCTCCCGGTGGAAGCGTGTCTAATCATGGAGAAACTATTTATGATGATGGAGAAGTTGCTGACTTTTTAGTTGATGTAATTAATAGAACAGAAGGTGAAGAATGGAAAGATTTTGAAAATACACTTGGATATTTAGATTTTTCCGATTATTTATATGATTTAGTTGAAGTTTATGATGATGAAGATGACATTGATTACAGAAAAACTATGAATAATATTGAAGATACTGCCAATGACATATTTGAAGCAGTTAATAAAATTCATGAATATTTTGAAGAATGGATAAATTCTATAGTAATTACTGAGGAAATTCAAAAAAATATCTTGTTTGAAAACTTACTAAAAGATAGCGATAATTCTTTTATGACATTTAATTACACTAAGACATTAGAAAAATTATATGATATAAATAATGTCTTCCATGTTCATGGTGTTCAAGGCACTAAAATTATAGTTGGGCATGGTTCAGAAAGTGATTATGAAGAATACATTACACTTGATGGCATTGGTTTCGATATACCACTTGAAGATCTTCATAATACATTGAGAAAAGATACCAAGAAAATAATCTATGAAAATATAATATACTTTAGAAATTTATTGAGGGATATTAATGAAATATATTCATTTGGTTTTTCGTTTTCTAATGTAGATTTAATATATATTAAGGAAATTTGTGAGTGTGTTGATACTTCCAGGATAAAATGGTATTTAAATGATTTTGATGATATAAGTATGAGAACAAATTTTAAAAACAAGATTAGAGGTTGTGGTTTTAAAGGTAAATTTGATACATATAGTACAGCCATTAAAAAATAA
- a CDS encoding type II toxin-antitoxin system RnlB family antitoxin has product MKKYIVNKLYTNNLSTIITLLNYEIKISDYLKSIKISSSNNQEKILIDTALCAGMNKYRFIVTTLNDDGTINIDDFKYIEVDSNTLEIANEILRKEPLSINNSILTNSQINNLTNNIY; this is encoded by the coding sequence ATGAAAAAATACATAGTAAATAAATTATACACAAATAATCTTAGTACAATAATTACTCTGTTGAATTATGAAATTAAAATTTCTGATTATTTAAAATCTATAAAGATATCCTCTTCAAATAATCAAGAAAAAATATTAATAGATACTGCCTTATGTGCTGGCATGAATAAATATAGATTTATTGTAACTACATTAAATGATGATGGCACTATAAATATTGATGACTTTAAATACATAGAAGTTGATTCAAATACACTTGAAATCGCTAATGAAATACTAAGAAAAGAACCACTTAGTATAAATAATTCTATTTTGACTAACTCTCAAATAAACAATTTGACTAATAATATTTATTAG
- a CDS encoding ribonuclease H1 domain-containing protein — MGKSKFYAVKVGKTPGIYQTWNQTEEQVKGFPGADYKSFKTRLEAEEYISKTEDTTETVKKVDVKDVNNEIQKEIDNLESDQVIAFVDGSYSPDVNGKEKYGFGAILLTDTSEFSLFKAFVSKKYMDSRNVAGEIEGVKEAILWAIENKKKEITIFYDYEGIEKWATKQWKAKKPLTKEYSKFYDCKSKLIKIRFRHVKAHSGIHYNERVDELAKQSLLSQGYKSYNDGSIYFVGYDVADWKNIIKEISLENDELNNENEEIESYIEDIKEYLKQIRVQYINDRLTINCYKGSKSYVQGKQTVLFQKLISYAIEKLPNDNQVVETLNAYHALTIDEIEVINKMKDLIPNFPGNFSDTKHYNNVLSAVFNTMLVGYMPDYTCLLTPTFRAMEYYLHKILNGKLGKNTENTNGRNNFSFFSKDSTTEKYYYNSSNNGLDKTKIDYLNDLYNYYNKIRHPYSHWSQNSMDVQVISEMNVARDLIIEGLELINKYYIIF, encoded by the coding sequence ATGGGAAAAAGCAAATTTTATGCAGTTAAAGTAGGAAAAACACCAGGGATTTATCAAACATGGAACCAGACAGAAGAACAAGTGAAAGGATTTCCAGGAGCTGATTACAAATCATTCAAAACTCGTCTTGAAGCAGAGGAGTATATCTCAAAAACGGAAGATACAACAGAAACTGTTAAAAAAGTTGATGTCAAAGATGTTAACAATGAAATTCAGAAAGAAATTGATAATCTAGAGTCAGACCAAGTAATAGCTTTTGTTGATGGTAGTTATTCACCTGACGTTAATGGAAAAGAAAAGTATGGATTTGGTGCTATATTACTTACTGATACATCCGAGTTTAGTTTGTTTAAAGCTTTTGTTAGCAAAAAATATATGGATTCACGTAATGTAGCAGGTGAAATTGAAGGTGTTAAAGAAGCAATTTTGTGGGCTATAGAAAATAAGAAGAAAGAGATTACAATTTTTTATGATTATGAAGGAATCGAAAAGTGGGCTACTAAACAATGGAAAGCCAAAAAACCGTTAACTAAGGAATATAGTAAATTTTACGATTGCAAATCTAAATTAATAAAAATTCGTTTTAGACACGTTAAAGCTCATAGTGGAATACATTATAATGAACGTGTTGATGAATTGGCTAAACAGTCACTGTTATCCCAAGGTTATAAGTCATATAATGATGGATCTATATATTTTGTAGGATATGATGTTGCTGATTGGAAAAATATTATAAAAGAAATATCCTTGGAAAATGATGAACTTAATAATGAAAATGAGGAAATCGAAAGTTATATTGAAGATATTAAAGAATATTTAAAACAAATCAGAGTACAATATATAAACGATAGATTAACAATTAATTGTTATAAAGGAAGTAAATCATATGTTCAGGGAAAGCAAACTGTTCTATTTCAGAAACTTATTTCTTATGCTATTGAAAAATTGCCAAATGATAATCAGGTTGTTGAAACTTTAAATGCATATCATGCACTAACAATAGATGAAATAGAAGTTATAAATAAGATGAAAGATTTAATTCCTAATTTTCCTGGAAACTTTTCAGATACTAAGCACTATAATAATGTCCTTTCTGCTGTTTTTAACACAATGCTAGTTGGTTACATGCCAGATTATACCTGTTTACTTACGCCAACATTTAGAGCAATGGAATATTATTTGCATAAAATATTAAATGGTAAATTAGGAAAAAATACAGAAAACACTAATGGTAGAAATAATTTTTCATTTTTTAGTAAAGATTCAACTACTGAAAAATACTATTATAATTCATCGAATAATGGTTTAGATAAGACTAAGATAGATTATTTAAATGATTTATACAATTATTATAATAAAATTAGACATCCATATTCTCACTGGTCACAAAATTCTATGGATGTTCAAGTTATTTCGGAAATGAATGTTGCAAGAGACTTGATTATTGAAGGTTTAGAACTAATTAATAAATATTATATAATATTTTAA
- a CDS encoding recombinase family protein, with amino-acid sequence MRDLLTLSVSTAQQVEHGQSLDVQKNQLIARAISDGYNETDIFIYKDPGISGSKFANRPEILKLIDDIQSEENVIEKVYSFKLDRISRSTHEIHWFINLCSECGVSYVSLKDGIDTSNVTLGKILVTVFGLVSELELENIRIRTTESRLKRYKEGKSLGGKYVSLGYKRLKNEKGETYFVINEEESKIIHYIFNSYVSGMSKKNIAINLNRKNYKTRTGRSFLMSSVERILKNPIYIGKIRYNNSERNKRRNKDEPILVDGLHEPIISREVWDKVQARLNKYKLITDRNFEDYLFSSKIVCFNCGARMYGRRTVQVNMKNKKRHKYYTCFNNNKVNKCDVPSLRVDLADNMFMTGLKSVIKSSKFKLFIKRAFIKETFKKKNEASDIANLEEELESLKKRKNNLIEQYANGLIDEILYNKGLKIVNDKLDDLNAKSKSLNNADYNIDQATEQLYDNDINVFVERLLEILSDESVNHKQKLEVINDLVNSIRIKDIRTGQFEFELSIKKNLYIKVIGSQREEKYNMKLDFDLIYTS; translated from the coding sequence ATGCGCGATTTACTTACGCTGAGTGTTTCTACAGCTCAACAAGTTGAACATGGACAATCATTAGATGTTCAAAAAAATCAATTGATTGCTCGGGCCATATCCGATGGGTACAATGAAACTGACATATTCATTTATAAAGATCCAGGTATATCAGGTAGTAAATTTGCTAACCGACCTGAAATACTTAAGCTAATCGATGATATACAGTCAGAAGAGAATGTAATAGAGAAAGTATATTCCTTTAAACTAGACAGAATTAGTCGTTCAACTCATGAAATCCATTGGTTTATAAATCTATGTTCCGAGTGTGGGGTATCTTATGTCTCGTTAAAAGATGGTATCGATACGAGTAATGTAACGTTAGGTAAGATTCTTGTAACAGTGTTTGGATTAGTGAGTGAGTTAGAGTTAGAAAACATCCGAATACGTACTACAGAGTCAAGATTAAAGCGATATAAAGAAGGTAAAAGTTTAGGAGGAAAATATGTCAGTTTAGGGTATAAACGTCTAAAAAACGAAAAGGGCGAAACGTATTTTGTAATAAACGAAGAAGAGTCAAAGATTATTCATTATATCTTTAACTCCTATGTAAGTGGTATGAGTAAAAAGAACATAGCCATTAACCTTAATAGAAAAAACTACAAGACTAGAACGGGCAGGTCCTTCTTAATGAGTTCTGTTGAACGAATACTTAAAAATCCAATTTATATTGGAAAGATCAGATATAACAATTCAGAACGAAATAAAAGACGAAACAAGGATGAGCCTATACTAGTAGATGGTTTACATGAACCAATTATTTCAAGAGAGGTATGGGACAAGGTACAAGCACGATTGAATAAATATAAACTCATTACGGATCGAAACTTTGAAGACTACTTATTTTCATCTAAGATCGTTTGTTTCAACTGCGGAGCAAGGATGTATGGAAGAAGAACCGTACAAGTAAACATGAAGAATAAGAAGCGACATAAATACTATACCTGCTTCAATAATAATAAGGTTAATAAGTGCGATGTCCCGTCTCTTAGAGTCGATCTAGCAGACAATATGTTCATGACAGGTTTGAAATCAGTCATAAAATCAAGTAAGTTTAAACTATTCATAAAACGAGCATTCATTAAGGAAACATTTAAAAAGAAGAATGAAGCTTCCGACATTGCAAACTTAGAAGAAGAACTAGAATCACTAAAGAAACGTAAAAACAACCTTATTGAACAATATGCTAATGGATTAATTGATGAAATCCTCTACAACAAAGGGCTTAAAATAGTGAATGATAAACTAGATGATCTAAATGCAAAGTCGAAATCATTAAATAATGCAGATTACAACATAGATCAAGCAACGGAACAACTATATGATAATGATATTAATGTGTTTGTTGAGCGCTTGTTGGAGATCCTGAGTGATGAATCAGTTAATCATAAACAAAAGCTAGAAGTTATAAACGACCTAGTAAACTCAATTAGAATAAAAGACATTAGAACAGGACAGTTTGAGTTTGAATTATCGATAAAAAAGAATTTATATATAAAGGTAATCGGTTCTCAGCGGGAAGAGAAGTATAACATGAAGTTAGATTTTGATTTGATATATACTAGTTGA
- the dtd gene encoding D-aminoacyl-tRNA deacylase, giving the protein MKLVVQRVKDAKVRVNNETVGEIEEGLLLLIGITHTDSINDINYCAKKVANLRVFEDENQKMNLSVKDIGGKILSISQFTLYGDCKKGNRPSFVEAARPAFAETIYDKFNEVLREEHDLTVETGQFGADMKVDFTNDGPVTIVLESNN; this is encoded by the coding sequence ATGAAACTAGTTGTACAACGAGTTAAAGACGCAAAAGTAAGAGTAAATAACGAGACTGTTGGTGAAATAGAAGAAGGATTGCTACTCTTGATCGGAATCACACATACCGACAGTATTAATGATATAAATTACTGCGCTAAAAAGGTAGCCAACTTACGCGTTTTCGAAGACGAGAATCAGAAGATGAATCTCTCAGTGAAAGATATAGGCGGTAAGATTTTATCGATTTCTCAGTTCACCCTGTACGGTGACTGCAAAAAAGGAAATCGTCCAAGCTTCGTAGAGGCAGCACGCCCTGCTTTTGCTGAAACGATTTACGATAAATTTAATGAAGTGTTACGTGAAGAACATGATTTAACAGTCGAAACTGGTCAGTTTGGAGCCGATATGAAAGTCGACTTTACAAATGACGGGCCGGTTACGATTGTGCTTGAGAGTAATAATTAA
- a CDS encoding RelA/SpoT family protein, with protein MSIVEEKYEALLEASSVYIKKEENINIIKRAYQYAKEKHAKQIRKSGEPYIIHPIEVSLILTSFHAGPKTIAAGLMHDVLEDTEVTEEEMADLFGNEITTLVDGVTKLGQIKYVSKEQAQAKNHQKMFLAMAKDIRVIIIKLADRLHNMRTLKHMPRHKQVRISKETLGIFAPIAHRLGMYRLKSELEDRCLRFIDPEEYYYIASLINTKQREREDDIDSIINEIKGCLKEQDIKFAIKGRIKNIFSVHKKMREKNKEFSEIFDLLALRIIVDDEASCYQVLGLIHSNWKPIPKRFKDYIAMPKPNMYQSLHTTIIALNGKIFEVQIRTNEMDLVAEYGVAAHWAYKESEAHTAEQEQVEIQKKLKWYREMVEYSENSDAEDFMELIKDDIISANVYVFTPEGDVLDFPNGATPIDFAYRIHSEVGNKTVGAIVNGKIVPLTYQMKTGDVIEIKTSKQSFGPSEDWMKIVKTAHARNKIKQYYNKQNRSIIVDRGRDALLKELDGNEHINEKLNDEHISEHFSKQGINSLEELYYAIGKKAVSPQTVHQKMFKDQVEFDEKQLLEAFNEKTIENRRKKVSDTGIYVTGLENPQIKISRCCTPIPGDEIIGYVTKGKGITVHRKDCRNVVDSQKERMIDVFWAETTENKEYELDMKITSFNRKNLLTDIIHTITAMNISILTISADAKNDHLVVIKLKVNVRNAHVLQTLVVNLKKVSDVYSVERLNK; from the coding sequence ATGTCCATAGTTGAAGAAAAATATGAGGCCTTGCTTGAGGCATCAAGTGTTTACATAAAAAAAGAAGAAAATATTAATATAATTAAACGGGCTTATCAGTATGCAAAAGAGAAACATGCCAAGCAAATCCGTAAATCGGGTGAACCTTATATTATTCATCCGATAGAAGTAAGTCTTATTTTAACTTCTTTTCATGCAGGCCCAAAAACAATTGCAGCAGGACTTATGCATGATGTTTTAGAAGATACAGAAGTTACAGAAGAAGAAATGGCAGATTTATTTGGTAATGAAATTACTACCCTTGTAGATGGAGTAACCAAATTAGGACAAATCAAGTATGTATCAAAAGAACAAGCACAGGCTAAAAATCACCAAAAAATGTTTTTAGCCATGGCAAAGGACATTCGTGTCATTATTATCAAACTTGCTGACAGACTGCATAATATGAGGACGTTAAAACATATGCCACGTCATAAACAGGTTCGGATTTCTAAAGAAACGCTTGGAATCTTTGCTCCAATAGCCCATCGTCTCGGAATGTATCGCCTAAAATCGGAGCTAGAAGACAGATGTTTACGATTTATTGACCCTGAGGAGTATTATTATATTGCAAGTTTAATTAACACAAAGCAACGGGAACGTGAAGACGATATTGATTCAATTATAAACGAAATTAAAGGATGCCTGAAAGAGCAGGATATTAAGTTTGCAATCAAGGGAAGAATTAAAAATATTTTTAGTGTTCACAAAAAAATGAGAGAAAAAAATAAGGAATTCTCTGAGATTTTTGACTTATTAGCACTACGGATCATTGTTGATGATGAAGCGAGTTGTTATCAGGTCTTAGGATTAATCCACTCGAATTGGAAACCAATTCCAAAACGATTTAAAGATTATATTGCAATGCCTAAACCTAATATGTATCAGTCTCTCCATACAACAATTATAGCGCTAAACGGTAAAATCTTTGAGGTGCAAATAAGAACCAATGAAATGGACCTTGTTGCAGAATATGGTGTGGCTGCTCACTGGGCATATAAAGAAAGTGAAGCCCACACTGCAGAACAAGAACAAGTAGAAATTCAAAAGAAACTAAAATGGTATCGTGAAATGGTTGAATACTCCGAGAATTCGGATGCTGAAGACTTCATGGAATTGATTAAAGACGACATCATTTCTGCCAATGTATATGTGTTTACTCCTGAGGGAGATGTGCTTGATTTTCCAAACGGTGCAACACCGATTGATTTTGCTTATCGTATTCACAGTGAGGTAGGTAACAAGACAGTAGGAGCAATCGTAAATGGTAAAATTGTTCCACTAACCTATCAAATGAAAACCGGCGATGTAATAGAAATAAAGACCTCTAAACAATCATTCGGTCCGAGCGAAGACTGGATGAAAATTGTTAAAACAGCGCATGCCAGAAACAAAATAAAACAATACTATAATAAGCAAAATCGTAGTATAATAGTCGACCGAGGTCGTGATGCATTACTAAAAGAATTAGATGGAAACGAGCATATCAATGAGAAACTTAATGATGAGCATATTAGTGAACACTTTTCGAAACAGGGAATTAATAGTTTAGAAGAACTCTATTATGCGATTGGTAAAAAGGCCGTTTCTCCTCAAACCGTTCATCAAAAAATGTTTAAAGATCAAGTAGAGTTTGATGAAAAGCAGCTACTCGAAGCATTCAACGAGAAAACAATCGAGAATCGTAGAAAAAAAGTAAGTGATACCGGAATTTACGTTACAGGATTAGAAAATCCTCAAATTAAGATTTCAAGATGTTGTACACCAATTCCTGGTGATGAAATCATAGGTTATGTAACCAAAGGTAAGGGAATTACCGTTCACCGAAAGGATTGTCGCAATGTTGTTGACTCACAGAAGGAGCGAATGATCGATGTATTCTGGGCTGAAACAACTGAAAACAAAGAATATGAACTCGACATGAAGATTACATCGTTTAATAGAAAAAATTTATTAACCGATATTATCCATACGATTACAGCGATGAATATCAGTATATTAACCATTTCAGCAGATGCTAAAAACGATCACCTTGTTGTGATCAAGTTGAAAGTTAATGTGAGAAATGCTCATGTGTTACAAACCTTAGTAGTAAATCTTAAGAAGGTATCCGATGTATACAGTGTTGAGCGATTGAATAAATAA